A single region of the Microlunatus panaciterrae genome encodes:
- a CDS encoding tetratricopeptide repeat protein has protein sequence MSASSFNRPGAIDLSKLAKPSQPAPGAPASGAGGRASYVVEVTEQTFDAEVMRKSVQHPVVVEFYSPRVSTGQQLSDTLATLAAEAAGKYLVARLNVDTAPQIVSALGLQAVPTVVAVIGGQIAPLFQGVLPADQVRQYLDELLKAAVANGIVGRAEPVAGSESQPEAEAVPDPRFAAADEALERGDFAAARDEFDKLLQASPGDAEALAGRAQAGLLARTTSLNADEVMARVASPDADIAAHLEAADVELATGQAEAAFSRLLTLVRTRTGDDREAARVRLLELFETLGNADERVLKARRDLMTALY, from the coding sequence ATGAGCGCGTCTAGTTTCAACCGTCCCGGTGCCATCGACCTGTCCAAGCTGGCCAAGCCTTCCCAGCCCGCGCCGGGTGCTCCGGCGTCCGGTGCCGGGGGCCGCGCGTCCTATGTGGTCGAGGTGACCGAGCAGACCTTCGACGCCGAGGTGATGCGCAAGTCGGTCCAGCACCCGGTCGTGGTCGAGTTCTACTCGCCGCGGGTCTCCACCGGTCAGCAGCTGTCCGACACGCTGGCCACCCTGGCCGCCGAGGCCGCCGGCAAGTACCTGGTTGCCCGGCTGAACGTCGACACCGCACCACAGATCGTGTCGGCGCTGGGTCTGCAGGCCGTACCCACCGTCGTGGCTGTGATCGGCGGCCAGATCGCGCCGCTTTTCCAGGGTGTGCTGCCGGCCGACCAGGTGCGTCAGTACCTGGACGAGCTGCTCAAGGCGGCCGTGGCCAACGGCATCGTCGGCAGGGCCGAGCCGGTCGCCGGATCGGAGTCGCAACCTGAGGCCGAGGCCGTGCCGGACCCCCGGTTCGCTGCCGCCGACGAGGCGCTCGAGCGGGGCGACTTCGCCGCCGCCCGGGACGAGTTCGACAAGCTGCTGCAGGCGTCGCCCGGCGATGCCGAGGCGCTGGCCGGCCGCGCCCAGGCTGGTCTGCTGGCCCGGACGACGTCGCTCAACGCCGACGAGGTGATGGCTCGGGTGGCGTCACCCGACGCCGACATCGCCGCCCATCTCGAGGCCGCTGACGTCGAGCTCGCCACCGGCCAGGCCGAGGCGGCCTTCAGCCGGTTGCTGACCCTGGTCCGGACCAGGACCGGCGATGACCGTGAGGCCGCCCGGGTGCGGTTGCTGGAACTGTTCGAGACCCTCGGCAACGCCGACGAGCGGGTGCTGAAGGCCCGCCGCGACCTGATGACCGCGCTCTACTGA